CCCAGGCGTAGAGCTTGGACTGATTGGCCAGGGCCTCCATAGAGCGGAGCTCTTTAAACACAGTCAGGGGGATCGCCGCTGTGCTGCTGAGATAGATGCCTTCGGCGCCGTTGTCAAAGAGCGCTGCGGCTGCGGCGCGCGCGGTCTCCTCCGCCATGGGCCGACCGCCCAGGGTAGCGCCTAAACTTGCGTACACCGGAATACGGTCACAGACCACTTTGAACTCCCAGACAGGGATCTCGGTCTCTGTGGATTGAAACGGGGCGACGGTGAGGAAATCAACCCCATCGAAGCGGCACCAATCAGCCACCGCCAGGCCGGCAGCGGTGCAGCGCTGCAGAGTGGATGGAATGCGGGCAGAGAGCAGAATGGGACGGTTGCGCCGATCGCCGATCGCGCGCGTCGTGGCGCGCGCGTGTTCGATAAAACGGTTCAAGATCACGCTGTTTTTCTCCTGCTTGGAAGCAAAGAGCGGATGACGACTGAAATCCAGTTCAATGCCGTCCAGCGGATAACGTTCACACGCCTCCCGCAGCAAAGCGAGAAAATAATCGCGCACCTGGTCTACGGCGAAATTGAGCGCATAGGTCGAAGCGCCATCTTCTCCGGTCAGGCGATAAGCAGGATGTTGCTTCCAAAAAGCACTCAACAGCGGGCTGTTCGTTCGATCGATCTCCAATCGATCGTTCATGCTCAGAGAGATCACCCCCTCCAGACCGCGCAGTCGCGCACGGCGCAAAAACAGCTCGATCGGGTCCTGTTGAGCCTGCAGCAGCCGATGCAGATTATCGCTGCACTTTTTATGCATGGAATCGTTTTTCGACCGACGGAGAGCGAGATCGCTATAGGCAAAAACAGCAGCCGCCTGGCTGGGCCATGCCACATTCTGTCCCAAATGGGCGGAAAGGACCAACGTGGTCACACCGGCATTGGCCGCCTCATCCGTGAGACGGTGGATGTCCTCGACAGTGACCGTATCCCGGCTGGATAAAAATTCCATCAGATCCTGTCGATATAGGGAGCGCGGGCGTACGGCCGGTTCGTCCAATTGCTCCTGCACTTCGCTCCAGGACTGAAACACCTTATGGATGGGAATCGGCTCAAAGCCGAGCTGAAAAGCCGGGGATCCGGGTTGCAGGCGAAAATCATCATGATCGGGGTCGATGAACAGCGGATCAGCAATGAGCGAATGGCGATCCATGCCGCGGTTCTGCCAGCCTGAAAGGCTCATCGTGTCAAAACGGATGGGCTGGTGTTGTGTCTGCCAGTAGAGATTATGGTCAAACAAGAAATGAAAATCGTCAAAGCGTCCCTCAAGCAGCTTGCCGCTGTTCCAATAGACGATGTTTTTCTCAAAAGAAAAGCTGGTGTGCTCCTCCCGGCGGGAGCGCTGGATCTGAAAGTCGCGGGCCTGGCAAAAGATATTATTGCGCACCACATTTTCTTTGCCATAGTGCTGATGAAAACCGCCGTGGGTGGTGCGGTAGACCAAATTTTCTTCCGCCAGAATATAGGTGCTGCCTTCATCAAAATAGATGCCCCAGCCGCCGTAACGTAGGCCGGCGATGTCGTGAAACGAATTCTGCCGAATGAGGGTGCCGGGCTGCGTGCCGAGCGTATAAATGCCGGCCATATCGCTGAGGATCGGTCCGTCGCCGTTGCTTAAAACACCGATATGATGCACATGGTTGAGCTCCACGCGGTTCGCGGCCGCCAGGGTCTCGCCGTATCCCCAAGTCCAGCCGATGGAGATGCCGGTGTAATAAAAATCATGAATATGATTATGGATGATGCGGTTGTTGTAGCTCTGCCCGATCCAGACGCCGACGGCGCTGTGAAACACTCGCCCGCCGTCATGAATATGACAGTCCAGGACCTCCTGGTCATGAGTCTGATCAGCCGAAGACCGCAGGATCGTCTCGCCGATCTTGACGCCGCCCGCGGCCAGATCGCCGATCTCGCAATGGCGAAGCCGGTTGTGGCTGCACGCCCGGGCCCATTCGACGCCATACCCTCCTAAATGCAGCAAGCGGCATTTATTCAACTCTATGTACCGGCAGCCCTCGCCATAGACGGCGGCAGGCACGCCCACCGCCGCCTGCGGGAAACCGCCGACTTCCATGTCCGACCGGGCATGGCGCCAGGTGGATCTGAAATCCGCAGGGAAATACCATTCCGTATGGCTGAAGGTGATATTCTGCCAGCGCACATGCTGCACATAGCGGCCCGAATCAGGTTCTCCCTGCAAGTAAAGCAGACCGGTCAGTCGCGGTGCAATGACCTGCAGCGTGGCAGGATTCTCCCCCTCTTTGGGGATATAATAGAGCAGGCCCTTGTTGCGATCCAGATACCATTCCCCAGGCTGATCCAGAGCGCTGAAGGCGTTTTCGATATAGTATGGATCATTTTCATCCAGACGGAACAGCGATTGCTTGGAAAAATACAGCATTTGGCCGGCTTTATCAATCCGTTGAACCGGCAACCGTGACTCGACCCAGCGATTCATCACCACAATTTCGTCGCCGGGTTGGAGGCCTGCCGGCACATCGCCGGCCGCATAGCCGAACTGGACATCCCCGTCGGACCACTGGCTCTGTTCGGATCGCTGCGCGAGCCGCTGCACCTGCAGATACCCCTGATTCGGATGGCGTGCAGGTCCATGGCGGACGCCATCGATCCACAGCTGATGAAAAGACCAAGCGCCGTTCTTGACCTCTTCGAGTTCCGCCACCCACATCAGACGTTTGTTGACCTGTTTCTTTTTCCAGCCCTTGATTACGCTGCCGCCGCTGAGTACGGGATTTTCCTCCCCGTAGCTGCAAAAAGTAATGGGCGCCTCTTCCAGGCCCGAATCATCCGGTGTCAGAACAAGCGGACGCGAGAGGTAATAGACGCCGCCGCGAAGATAAACCGTGACCGGTTCCGCCGGCCGGCCGGCTCTCAGCGAACGTACAGAGGACAGCGCTTTCTCCACTGTCGCAAAAGGCTGTTCAAAGGAACCGGGATTGGCGTCTGAACCATTAGGCGCCACATACAAGGAGGTTTCTGCAAACAGCCCCTGTCCCATGAGGATGCACAAGATTCCAGCCGACCATGCTTTGATGGGATTCACGCTCCAGTCCCTCTTGTTTTCTGTTCGCGCATAATGCGCCACTGCCGACCGATAAACTCGCGATTGCTGCTGCGTCGTCCCACCCGCTCGATGACGCTGGTTGGATTCAGCAGAGCGGCGCGCAGCGATGCAACCGGCCGGTCATTCTGCCATGCAGTCTGCATGCGGCAGGCATAGCGGCCGATCTGTTTTTCTTCGCCGCTGAACGGCAAGGGATCAGAACCTGCCAGAATATGAAATCCCGACCGGTGCGCGCTCCGCATCAAACGAGGCGTGCTCCAGAGCAGCGGCCGCATGGTCGTATCGCCGATGAGCAATTCATCAGGGTGGAATCGCTGCAATAAAGCGCCCACCACCTTTCCACGGCTGAACAGCCATTTGCCGGGCGCCCAGTTCAACGCCGGCACTCCACCGGCCTGATGGACGCGGTCGACGATCTCTGCAGCCGCGTATTGCCGGTCCGGCAGGTATAAAGTGCAAGCCAGGGCGCAGACCTCCAGCAATTCCCGGCTGACAATCTGACGGCCGGCAATTAGAAAAAGTGTCTCTTCGGCCGGCGAGGTGATCTTGACCGCCGGCCCCTCAGCCAGACGATCCAGCAAATACCCTGCAGGCAGCCGGTCCACAGCCAATTCCTCGAAAAACCGGCAATCGGATCGTTCGGCCAACAGAAGCAGCTTTGGGCCCGCCATTTCATGGCTCAGGGCGGCGAAATTACGCCACACATGGGCGAATGCCTCCTTGAGATCGAACTGGGGATAGAAGTGAACGTGCGCGTCAAAAAGAATCGGCTCCATCTCTTACCTTAGAGTAGTGTAAACGAACACCTGTCGATTGAACAATATAGAAAGCCAAGGGCAATTAATCAACAGCAAATCACAGCAAAAAAAATGGGTGGTACCGAGATACCACCCATTTGCCGTCACAAGGCGCCACGGCCGTTTCTTCCGGCTGGGACTCATTGCAGTTTGATCATTTTACGCAGCTGCCGACCCTGGTCTGTCTGTAGACTTAGCAGGTAAACGCCGCCGGCAGCGGCCAGGCCTTGATCATCAGCGCCATCCCAGTGAAACCGGTAGAATCCCGGCTCATAGAAACCGCTTACCAGCGTTCTCACCTGCTGACCAATCATATTGTAAACGCACAGGGTGATTCGGCGTGGATCACCGGCTGGGATTTGAAAGCTGAATTCGGTGGAGGGATTGAATGGATTCGGATAATTCTGCGACAGAATCAGAGAAGCCGGAGCAACCACCGTTACTGTGATGGCATTTGACAACTCTGCAGCGCCGTCCACGTCCACCTGCCTGAGCTGATAGCGATAAGACCCGGCCCTGGAGATGGGATCCTCAAAACCATACGCCAAGGCACGATTAGTAGTGCCGTTGCCTTTGACAAAACCGATGGTCTTCCACTCTCCCTCTTTGCCGTCCTGGCGCAGCACTTCAAAGCCATAATTGTTGGTTTCCGAGGCGGTGGTCCAATTCAGCGTGACCACGCCGTTTGCCGCACGGCCGCTGAAAGAGGCCAATTCCACCGGGATCACAAACGGCCGGGCGCTCACTACAAGCTGCAAGGGCTGATGGCGCTGATTCACCAGCGAGTCCACCAGAGGTGTAACGGTGTGGCTGCCGCCCAGATAAAAAGAGGTCTGATAGAAATGCAGTGTCCCGGTCAGTTTGTTCGTTTCGTCGGCAAGCAAAATGCCGCTGTCCCCATAGGAGGCTCCATCGCCGGTGTCCATCATGTCCACCGTGCTGTTGTCCTTATAATAGATCTCCTGGGTTGCTGCCGAGAAAAGAGTATCGATCATGGTCACGAGAGACCCGAAAGAACCCTGAATAAGCTGCCAATTGAGCAGCGTGGTGGAATAGGTTTTATTCACCGCGTCATTGACGCCGTTGATGACGATATCTGAATTATAGCGATTGTAATACTTCCAATTGTTCACGCTGCTGTTCAGATCCAACGACTGCCGCAGTGTATCAAGTCCATAGATCAAGCGCAGACTGTCCTGGGTGAGAATCGTGAGGCTGTGAAAGGGGTAATAGATGTTGTCCACCCTCAGCGGCGAGATCGGAAAGGTGCGCAAAAAACATTTGAAATCGAGGCGGCGAAAGGTGCGGATCCGGCCGGATTTTGATGTCAGCAGCGAATCGATCAAAGCCGTGTCCTCAGTTTCAGAGTAAAGATAGGCGCCGGTGCCATAGAATTTTCCGTGATAGCGAATTTTCCAGCGATCGAGAATGTCCACGCTCTGGGCGGCGCCGTTGCGCAATGCCAGATAATCCGGAATGGCATCGCTGTTATGTCCGAGGGTGTAGCCTTTCGCCTTGATGGTATCGTTGGCAGCGCCGGCCGGCGCCGGCACATAGCTCATATATCCTTTTACCGCTGGATCGATCACCAGGGTCGAAGAGCGGTAGAGATAGACATAGCCGATCCGGTTCGGGCTCAGGGAAGTGTTGATCGCTTTGATTTGATAGCGCTGGTACGTCATGGACTCGGAATCTGCGATCCACTGGTGGTCCGCCGCACTGTCCCCCATATCAGCGGCCATGAAGCAGATTTCGTCCTGCGCGTTGAGAAGCGTATTGCCGATGCCGAAAAAGGTCCCATCATCCTTTTCATCGATTTGAAAGGCGATCTGCTTCCACAAGCCGTTGACAAAGCTGTAGACAAATAGCTCCTGCACCGGAGCGTTGAGGAACAAGGTCACCTCGCTGCCCGTGACCACGACCGGCTCATAGGGCCGTGCAAGGTCCACGGTGCAGGGTGAAGGATGATTCAAAACCATCAATAAAACTGCAGCGCCCATTGATGCCGTGCGCAAAAGTCTCATACTTTCCTCCTCAGGAAAGAGAAGAAACATTCATACTCGATAGGGCTGAAGCCGGTCCATAAGATAGGATTCATACTTGCACGATTTATGCCAATTATTTGGCCAGCGCCTGCCATCCCCTTTACGCCCCAGTGCGCACAGGATCTGTTTTTAATAAAGTTAATGCCGCCCTAGGCCCGTGAAATCCTGGGTGGTTTTCTCAGCAAGGTCTTGTGCCGGGGAAATCTGTCGCAGGCAGAACCAATGTATCAGAGCGATACATGGCACAAAGACAATATATTGCATTATACAAAATTTTGTTCATTTTTAAAAGAAAAATCACCGGCAGGATCGGGAGGACAAAATTAAGTGCACCGGTGATGACACGAGATCGGTCCTGAAAGCTGAACAGAGGGGATGATGATGAAAAGCGAGAACGAAATCAATGGACTCTGGGCGGAACATCTTCCGGACGGTGCTGAACCAAGGCGGTGAGTTTTTGTTTGATTCCGCGCAGCGGATAGACCGACTTCTGCGGACAATCGGTCTGATCGATCATGGCCAAAAAGATCCCCGCCTCCCGATCATTCAGTCTGATGTCCACGGTCATCAGGCTGTCGGAAGAAAGCGCCGCCTGTTTAACACCGGCATGGAGTTTGGCGGCCAAGGGCGCCAGCTTTTCGACATCACTGCCCGCGACCTGCGTCCGGTCGAACAGATTCGACAGGCTTTCCAGTTCGGTTCGGCTAAAGCCGACCGCAGGCTCTTTGGGTAGAAAATTCACGCTTAGGCTCAGAACAAACAACGAGCTCATCATGGCTAAAACCGACAACATTTTCAGCATAAGCTTTTCCTCTCGTTTCAACACCACAGCCTATTCAAAAAACATGCCAGTTTCAGCGCTATTTTACTTCATATTTTATTACAATTATGCATCTTAATTTCGAACCGTGCTGGACACTGTCCTGCAATTGGGACAAGGGTTGTTGCTGCACGCCACACTTTGACGGCGAACAGATCTGCAAGCCGAGCTAACGTAGTGCGTTCTCCAAAGCCGTAGCCTGATCCGTGCCGGCATCGCGATATTTGATGATCAAAGCACAATACAGGGATAACTGCTCACGGGCTGCATAGGCGTTAGAGAGAATCGGTCTGCTGCCCGCCACCACCACAGCGTTCTCTGGAATCACCAGAGGTGCTTCGCGGCTTCCGCGCAGCACCTGTTCATGGATCAGATCAAAGACCGGTATCGAACGGGTGAGAATCGTGCCTGCGCCAAGGACAGCGCCGCGGCGGACGCGTGTACCTTCATAAACCCCGCAGTTGCCGCCCACCAGCACCTCATCCTCGATGATCACCGGCGATGCGCCGACCGGTTCGAGCACGCCGCCGATCTGGGCGGCTGCGCTGACATGCACCCGCCTGCCAATCTGGGCACAGGAGCCGATCAGTGCGTGAGAATCGATCATACTGCCCTGATCGACATAAGCGCCGACGTTGATAAAAGCAGGCGGCATGATCACCACGCCCGGCGCCAGATAACAGCCGCTGCGCACACTGCTGCCGCCGGGCACCAGGCGCACCTGCTCGTCCAGTGACAATGGTCTCATCGGATAAGTGTGCTTGTCGAAAAAAGTCCATGCCGGCGTCGCCGGATATTCGCATAACCGGCCCCAGCGAAAACCCAACAGAATGCCCTTTTTGACCCAGGCGTTCACCACCCAGTCATTGCCGTTGGGCTCCGCGGCGCGGATTAAGCCCTGGTTCAGTTGATCGAGAAAAAGGGGAAAGAG
The nucleotide sequence above comes from bacterium. Encoded proteins:
- a CDS encoding 2,3,4,5-tetrahydropyridine-2,6-dicarboxylate N-succinyltransferase — translated: MITLKSRIEIWYEANTETAPHEFAELFPLFLDQLNQGLIRAAEPNGNDWVVNAWVKKGILLGFRWGRLCEYPATPAWTFFDKHTYPMRPLSLDEQVRLVPGGSSVRSGCYLAPGVVIMPPAFINVGAYVDQGSMIDSHALIGSCAQIGRRVHVSAAAQIGGVLEPVGASPVIIEDEVLVGGNCGVYEGTRVRRGAVLGAGTILTRSIPVFDLIHEQVLRGSREAPLVIPENAVVVAGSRPILSNAYAAREQLSLYCALIIKYRDAGTDQATALENALR
- a CDS encoding T9SS type A sorting domain-containing protein translates to MRLLRTASMGAAVLLMVLNHPSPCTVDLARPYEPVVVTGSEVTLFLNAPVQELFVYSFVNGLWKQIAFQIDEKDDGTFFGIGNTLLNAQDEICFMAADMGDSAADHQWIADSESMTYQRYQIKAINTSLSPNRIGYVYLYRSSTLVIDPAVKGYMSYVPAPAGAANDTIKAKGYTLGHNSDAIPDYLALRNGAAQSVDILDRWKIRYHGKFYGTGAYLYSETEDTALIDSLLTSKSGRIRTFRRLDFKCFLRTFPISPLRVDNIYYPFHSLTILTQDSLRLIYGLDTLRQSLDLNSSVNNWKYYNRYNSDIVINGVNDAVNKTYSTTLLNWQLIQGSFGSLVTMIDTLFSAATQEIYYKDNSTVDMMDTGDGASYGDSGILLADETNKLTGTLHFYQTSFYLGGSHTVTPLVDSLVNQRHQPLQLVVSARPFVIPVELASFSGRAANGVVTLNWTTASETNNYGFEVLRQDGKEGEWKTIGFVKGNGTTNRALAYGFEDPISRAGSYRYQLRQVDVDGAAELSNAITVTVVAPASLILSQNYPNPFNPSTEFSFQIPAGDPRRITLCVYNMIGQQVRTLVSGFYEPGFYRFHWDGADDQGLAAAGGVYLLSLQTDQGRQLRKMIKLQ